In Paenibacillus sp. BIC5C1, a genomic segment contains:
- a CDS encoding chitinase: MNQAVRFRPVITFVLAFLLIITWFVPRADAAAQWQAGTAYKKGDLVTYLNKDYECIQPHTALTGWEPSNVPALWKYVGEGTGGGTPTPDTTPPSVPAGLTSSFVTETSINLTWNASTDNVGVTGYEVYRNGTLAANTSTTTAVVTGLSAGTTYVFTVKAKDAAGNLSAASASLSVTTSTGSSNPGPSGSKWLIGYWHNFDNGSTNIKLRNVSTAYDVINVSFAEPISPGSGTLAFTPYNATVEEFKSDIAYLQSQGKKVLISMGGANGTIELTDATKRQQFEDSLKSIISTYGFNGLDIDLEGSSLSLNAGDTDFRSPTTPKIVNLINGVKALKSHFGANFILTAAPETAYVQGGYLNYGGPWGAYLPVIHALRNDLTLLHVQHYNTGSMVGLDGRSYAQGTADFHVAMAEMLLQGFNVGGSSGPFFSPLRPDQIAIGVPASQQAAGGGYTAPAELQKALNYLIKGVSYGGSYTLRQPAGYAGLRGIMTWSINWDAYTNNQFSNAHRPFLNGLSTQKTEEVVY; encoded by the coding sequence TTGAATCAAGCTGTTCGATTCCGCCCGGTCATTACATTCGTTTTGGCATTTCTTCTGATTATTACGTGGTTTGTACCAAGAGCAGACGCCGCTGCCCAGTGGCAGGCAGGCACCGCATACAAAAAAGGGGATCTAGTAACCTATTTAAATAAAGATTATGAATGTATTCAGCCCCATACGGCTTTGACCGGATGGGAGCCCTCAAATGTGCCTGCATTGTGGAAATACGTGGGGGAAGGTACTGGAGGGGGGACTCCGACTCCAGATACGACACCACCATCTGTTCCTGCAGGTTTAACCTCATCCTTCGTCACGGAGACATCGATCAATCTTACCTGGAACGCATCCACAGATAATGTGGGCGTAACCGGATATGAAGTGTACCGGAACGGTACTCTCGCGGCGAACACTTCAACAACTACGGCTGTAGTAACAGGACTGTCAGCTGGCACCACATATGTTTTTACTGTCAAAGCAAAAGATGCGGCAGGCAATCTGTCCGCAGCAAGCGCCTCTCTCAGCGTTACCACTTCCACCGGATCTTCGAATCCTGGGCCTAGCGGCAGCAAATGGCTGATCGGCTACTGGCACAACTTCGATAATGGCTCTACCAACATTAAACTGCGCAACGTTTCAACAGCCTATGATGTTATTAATGTCTCCTTTGCCGAGCCGATTTCACCCGGCAGCGGAACGCTCGCTTTTACTCCGTATAACGCTACGGTAGAAGAGTTCAAGTCGGACATTGCATACCTTCAAAGCCAAGGGAAGAAGGTACTGATTTCCATGGGAGGAGCCAATGGCACGATTGAGCTCACGGATGCAACCAAGAGACAACAGTTCGAGGATTCCCTAAAATCCATCATTTCGACTTACGGATTCAATGGCCTCGACATCGATCTTGAAGGAAGCTCCCTGTCTTTAAATGCAGGCGATACCGACTTCCGCAGTCCAACGACTCCGAAGATCGTTAACCTGATTAACGGCGTGAAAGCGCTTAAATCGCACTTTGGCGCCAATTTTATCCTGACGGCTGCGCCGGAAACGGCTTATGTACAGGGCGGATATCTGAACTATGGTGGTCCTTGGGGGGCGTATCTTCCAGTGATTCATGCCTTGCGCAATGATCTGACCTTGCTGCATGTGCAGCACTATAACACCGGTTCGATGGTGGGGCTGGATGGACGATCTTACGCTCAAGGAACAGCCGATTTCCATGTCGCCATGGCTGAAATGCTGCTTCAAGGTTTTAACGTAGGCGGAAGCTCGGGTCCATTCTTTAGCCCTCTGCGACCGGACCAGATTGCGATTGGTGTACCGGCTTCCCAGCAGGCGGCTGGAGGTGGCTATACAGCGCCAGCCGAGCTGCAGAAGGCATTGAACTATCTGATCAAAGGAGTATCATACGGCGGTTCCTATACCTTGCGCCAGCCTGCGGGCTATGCCGGTCTCAGAGGCATTATGACCTGGTCAATCAACTGGGACGCGTATACGAATAACCAGTTCTCGAACGCACATCGTCCATTCCTGAATGGACTTAGCACGCAAAAGACAGAGGAGGTTGTGTATTAA
- a CDS encoding glycosyl hydrolase family 18 protein: MINLNKRTAFKKTAKFFLGLSLLLSVIVPSFALQPATAEAADSYKIVGYYPSWAAYGRNYNVADIDPTKVTHINYAFADICWNGIHGNPDPSGPNPVTWTCQNEKSQTINVPNGTIVLGDPWIDTGKTFAGDTWDQPIAGNINQLNKLKQTNPNLKTIISVGGWTWSNRFSDVAATAATREVFANSAVDFLRKYNFDGVDLDWEYPVSGGLDGNSKRPEDKQNYTLLLSKIREKLDAAGAVDGKKYLLTIASGASATYAANTELAKIAAIVDWINIMTYDFNGAWQKISAHNAPLNYDPAASAAGVPDANTFNVAAGAQGHLDAGVPAAKLVLGVPFYGRGWDGCAQAGNGQYQTCSGGSSVGTWEAGSFDFYDLEANYINKNGYTRYWNDTAKVPYLYNASNKRFISYDDAESVGYKTAYIKSKGLGGAMFWELSGDRNKTLQNKLKADLPTGGTVPPVDTTAPSVPGNARSTGVTANSVTLAWNASTDNVGVTGYNVYNGANLATSVTGTTATISGLTAGTSYTFTVKAKDAAGNLSAASNAVTVSTTAQPGGDTQAPTAPTNLASTAQTTSSITLSWTASTDNVGVTAYDVYNGTSLATTVTGTTATISGLTADTSYTFTIKAKDAAGNVSAASNAVSVKTAAETTNPGVSAWQVNTAYTAGQLVTYSGKTYKCLQPHTSLAGWEPSNVPALWQLQ; encoded by the coding sequence ATGATAAATTTAAATAAACGCACTGCTTTTAAGAAGACTGCAAAGTTTTTCCTTGGTCTGTCCCTGCTCTTATCCGTCATCGTTCCTTCCTTTGCGCTCCAACCTGCTACGGCCGAAGCGGCAGATTCTTATAAAATTGTTGGGTACTACCCGTCCTGGGCTGCGTACGGGAGAAACTATAATGTAGCCGATATCGACCCGACCAAAGTGACACATATCAACTATGCTTTTGCAGATATTTGCTGGAACGGCATTCATGGAAATCCGGATCCTTCGGGCCCCAATCCTGTAACCTGGACCTGTCAGAATGAAAAAAGCCAAACGATCAATGTACCGAACGGAACAATCGTGCTCGGCGATCCATGGATCGATACGGGCAAGACATTTGCAGGGGATACGTGGGATCAACCCATTGCAGGCAATATCAATCAGCTGAACAAGCTGAAACAAACCAATCCTAACCTGAAGACTATTATCTCCGTTGGAGGATGGACGTGGTCCAACCGCTTCTCCGATGTAGCCGCGACTGCTGCAACTCGAGAGGTCTTTGCAAACTCTGCTGTCGATTTCCTGCGAAAGTATAATTTTGACGGGGTAGATCTGGACTGGGAGTACCCGGTATCAGGCGGACTCGATGGTAACAGCAAACGTCCTGAAGATAAGCAAAACTACACATTGCTCCTGAGCAAAATTCGTGAAAAATTGGATGCAGCGGGAGCTGTGGACGGCAAGAAGTATCTGCTTACGATTGCAAGCGGTGCGTCTGCGACCTATGCAGCCAATACGGAGCTTGCAAAAATTGCTGCCATCGTGGACTGGATTAACATTATGACATACGATTTTAACGGCGCATGGCAAAAGATCAGCGCACATAATGCGCCATTGAACTATGATCCTGCGGCTTCAGCTGCTGGCGTGCCAGATGCCAATACATTTAATGTCGCAGCCGGAGCACAAGGGCATCTGGATGCAGGCGTACCGGCCGCTAAACTCGTGCTTGGTGTTCCATTCTACGGTCGTGGCTGGGATGGATGCGCACAGGCAGGCAACGGACAGTATCAGACGTGTTCAGGTGGTTCTTCCGTTGGAACATGGGAAGCAGGCTCCTTCGACTTCTATGATTTAGAGGCCAATTACATCAACAAAAACGGATACACGCGTTACTGGAATGACACGGCTAAAGTGCCATATCTCTATAATGCGTCCAACAAGCGCTTTATCAGTTATGACGATGCGGAGTCCGTTGGTTACAAAACGGCTTATATCAAGAGCAAAGGGCTCGGCGGAGCGATGTTCTGGGAGCTCAGCGGTGACCGTAACAAAACACTTCAAAACAAACTGAAAGCCGATCTGCCTACCGGGGGTACAGTGCCTCCAGTAGATACGACGGCACCAAGCGTACCCGGGAATGCCCGCTCGACAGGCGTGACAGCAAACTCGGTGACACTGGCCTGGAACGCATCAACGGATAATGTAGGCGTTACCGGTTATAACGTCTATAATGGCGCTAATCTTGCGACATCCGTCACCGGAACGACTGCAACAATTAGTGGACTTACAGCGGGGACTTCATATACCTTCACGGTAAAAGCAAAAGATGCGGCAGGTAATCTGTCTGCAGCCAGTAATGCTGTAACCGTAAGCACAACGGCTCAGCCGGGAGGCGATACGCAAGCGCCAACTGCACCAACGAACCTTGCATCGACTGCTCAAACCACATCCAGCATAACGCTGAGCTGGACGGCATCCACTGACAATGTGGGTGTAACGGCTTATGATGTGTACAACGGAACATCACTGGCAACAACGGTAACCGGTACGACGGCAACAATCAGCGGGCTTACGGCGGATACCTCGTATACATTTACGATAAAAGCAAAGGATGCGGCAGGCAACGTGTCTGCAGCGAGCAACGCGGTAAGTGTGAAGACAGCCGCCGAAACGACGAATCCTGGTGTATCCGCATGGCAGGTCAACACAGCTTATACTGCGGGACAACTGGTCACATATAGCGGCAAGACGTATAAATGTTTGCAGCCCCATACCTCCTTGGCAGGGTGGGAACCATCCAACGTTCCTGCCTTGTGGCAGCTTCAATAG